Sequence from the Desulfuromonas acetexigens genome:
GTCGAGCGGATCATCAAGCAGTCCCTGGGAAACTCGGCCGCGCCGGCGGGCCGGGTGACCAGCCTGCCCCCGGCACGCTTTGTCCGCGACGCCGGCTACTTCAACCACACTACCAACCACCACACCCCCCAGGAGGACACTCATGGAGACCACCGCTGAACTCAAGCACCTGCTCAAGGCCCTGCGTCTTTCGCCACTTCTTTCCACCCTGCCGGAACGAGTGGCCTACGCCAAGGGCAGCAAGCTCACCCACCTGGAGTTTCTCGAACTGCTGCTCTCGGATGAGGTCGAGCGCCGGGAGAACGTCATCCTCACCGGCCCGGTCGGCGTCGGCAAGACCTTCATCGCCAACGCCCTGGCCCACGCCGCCTGCCGGCGCGGTAAAAGCGTGCTGGTACTCAAGGCGACCAAGATGTTCAAGACCCTCTACGCCGCCCGGGCCGACAACTCCCTGGAGAAAGAGCTGCTCAAGCTGATCACGCCCAGCCTGCTGGTCATCGACGACTTCGGCCTGGAGCGCCTCAGCGCCGAACAGGCCCACGACTTCTACGAGATCGTCAGCGAAAGCTACGAGCGCGGCTCCACCATTCTCACCAGCAACCGGCACATCACCGAGTGGGTGACCCTGTTCGACGACCAGATCCTGGCCAACTCGGCCCTCGACCGCCTCGCTCACAACGCTCACCAGATGATCATCGAAGGCGAAAGCTACAGAAAAAAGAAGGCGTCCACCAGGAGCCTCATGTGATAGGCTGACAACTCAATTTACAGCGCCCTGCCTGGGGGAATGGTGGTGAAAACCAGGTGGGGGAATGGTCCTGAAAAATCGCAGAATGCAGATAAGTTATTGATTATATTCGCTATTTACGTTATCATTCAGCCCGTCGAAAACTCACTTGGCGGGTGAATTCCATGAAACGTTTGATCATTGAGAAGGCCAAAGACGAGTTCTATACCTCCCATTCCGGGCTGGCGCTCATCGGTTTGTGCCTGAATCGTTTTACCAGTTTGACCTCGCGTCTGGGGGGCGTTTCCCGCTTGAAGAAGGGGGCCATCGCCCATGCCGATGTCATCCGGAGCTACATCGGTCTGCTGTGTCTCGGCAAGAGTGACTTCGAGGCGATCAGCGGCTTTCGTCAGGATCGCTT
This genomic interval carries:
- a CDS encoding ATP-binding protein, translated to METTAELKHLLKALRLSPLLSTLPERVAYAKGSKLTHLEFLELLLSDEVERRENVILTGPVGVGKTFIANALAHAACRRGKSVLVLKATKMFKTLYAARADNSLEKELLKLITPSLLVIDDFGLERLSAEQAHDFYEIVSESYERGSTILTSNRHITEWVTLFDDQILANSALDRLAHNAHQMIIEGESYRKKKASTRSLM